The following are from one region of the Cetobacterium somerae genome:
- a CDS encoding sensor histidine kinase, whose amino-acid sequence MRIRKDSLLIKIIFYNDIAIFLTSILIAIVVILTSFQDMEQRIEDTTKNKMNLLMGNYKSYFGEIRNDVYKEIGKYRISEGNQEIAEMLKYNLLKEDFRNYYNSVVTILSSDGELLGEYGNKGNLGTLNEDNIHILLETSNKKEFEETGYYLAQVDNKIYGRVVIPYGNETTTYYLVVSIPINRDFLTSLTDGLELSSKDRVYFVTNSPDKDELQAKFFFSNRTYKEILRKDYKNYYLNKKINGLSYYVGIYNLIGYNDSYLGSFILSLSKERLTEEKLMTSIYIGVLVLLIMIISSTVSSKVFRKLLMPLTQIADLADQISKGEKVEDIKVIGQGEIRTLSISFKEMIEKLNIAQEDLTIQNKELVRNIERIEAIDKLLMGMNIEQDTFKTIKKLVSGFTSEVGLGYSRAMYFRYSRENDYLIGEEVAINRSLKEESKKGFKFQLKNLKELVLFAKVPVNNDNLLAKSFKEQKIIYKNDAGYKYDLGNDVLKAIGLKNFFIFPIHGAGKFSGVVVVDNYAKDIRINQEELELLNLLSMNFSIGINNKETILDTLESERVLTIEKLATRFLRLRGEVVEKLLKCVDSENPGEKIIEELTTIKPYLARIKEDNESLKIYSEEAEDRYERVSLDKIINETIAEYSQKFKSENISISFFNATTGSVLGSRRKLKKVIKELIDNACNALLDKQNNRRIDIILSKRKINEKIELKIIDNGIGMSAKQLEDIYEPFISYSPQTLGLGLFFVHKVIKDHGGVIKHFSEEGNSTEVKITLNAYKEEV is encoded by the coding sequence ATGAGAATAAGAAAAGATTCCTTGTTAATAAAAATAATTTTTTATAATGATATAGCGATATTTTTAACATCAATTTTAATTGCTATTGTTGTAATTCTGACATCTTTCCAAGATATGGAGCAGAGAATTGAAGATACAACTAAAAATAAGATGAACCTTCTTATGGGAAATTATAAGTCTTATTTTGGAGAGATTAGAAATGATGTTTATAAAGAAATTGGAAAATATAGAATCAGTGAAGGGAATCAAGAAATAGCAGAAATGCTAAAATATAATTTATTAAAAGAAGATTTTAGAAATTATTATAATTCTGTAGTAACAATTTTATCTTCTGATGGTGAGTTATTAGGAGAATATGGAAATAAAGGAAATTTAGGAACACTAAATGAAGATAATATTCATATTTTATTAGAAACATCTAACAAAAAAGAATTTGAAGAAACAGGGTATTATTTAGCACAGGTAGACAATAAAATTTATGGAAGAGTAGTTATTCCTTATGGAAATGAAACAACAACTTACTATTTAGTAGTTTCAATTCCTATAAATAGAGATTTTTTAACTTCTTTAACAGACGGATTAGAGCTAAGTTCTAAAGATAGAGTATATTTTGTGACTAATAGTCCTGATAAAGATGAGCTTCAAGCTAAGTTTTTCTTTTCAAATAGAACGTATAAAGAGATTTTAAGAAAAGATTATAAAAACTATTATTTGAATAAAAAAATCAATGGTTTATCATATTATGTTGGAATTTATAATTTAATAGGTTATAATGATAGTTATTTAGGAAGTTTTATACTCTCTTTATCAAAAGAAAGATTAACTGAAGAGAAACTAATGACATCTATTTATATAGGAGTTTTAGTCCTTTTAATAATGATTATTAGCTCAACTGTTTCAAGTAAGGTATTCAGAAAATTATTGATGCCTCTTACTCAAATAGCAGATTTAGCTGATCAAATTTCAAAAGGTGAAAAAGTTGAAGATATAAAAGTGATTGGGCAAGGAGAAATAAGAACACTATCAATTTCTTTTAAAGAAATGATTGAAAAATTAAATATTGCTCAAGAAGATTTAACTATTCAAAATAAAGAGTTAGTTAGAAATATTGAAAGAATTGAAGCTATAGATAAACTTCTAATGGGAATGAACATAGAACAAGATACGTTTAAGACTATAAAAAAGCTAGTTTCTGGATTCACCTCAGAAGTTGGACTTGGATATAGTAGAGCAATGTATTTTAGATATAGTAGAGAAAATGATTACTTGATTGGTGAAGAAGTTGCTATAAATCGTAGTTTGAAAGAAGAAAGCAAAAAAGGTTTTAAGTTTCAATTGAAAAATTTAAAAGAATTAGTTCTATTTGCAAAAGTTCCTGTAAATAATGATAATTTATTAGCAAAATCTTTTAAAGAACAAAAGATAATTTATAAAAATGATGCTGGATATAAGTATGATTTAGGAAATGATGTATTAAAAGCTATTGGGTTAAAAAATTTCTTTATTTTTCCAATACATGGAGCTGGAAAATTTTCGGGTGTAGTTGTAGTAGATAATTATGCGAAAGATATTAGGATTAATCAAGAAGAATTAGAATTGCTAAATCTACTTTCAATGAATTTTTCAATTGGAATAAATAATAAAGAAACAATTTTAGATACCTTAGAAAGTGAAAGAGTACTAACTATAGAAAAGTTAGCTACAAGATTTTTAAGGTTAAGAGGAGAAGTTGTTGAAAAATTATTAAAATGTGTAGATTCAGAAAATCCAGGAGAAAAAATAATAGAGGAATTAACAACTATAAAGCCATATCTAGCAAGAATTAAAGAGGATAATGAATCATTGAAAATTTATTCTGAAGAAGCTGAAGATAGATATGAGCGTGTTAGTTTAGATAAAATAATAAATGAGACAATTGCAGAGTATAGTCAAAAATTTAAAAGTGAAAATATTTCAATTTCATTTTTTAATGCTACAACTGGAAGTGTCTTGGGTAGTAGAAGAAAGTTAAAAAAAGTAATAAAAGAGCTTATAGATAATGCATGTAACGCTCTCTTAGATAAACAAAACAATAGAAGAATAGATATAATTCTTTCTAAACGAAAAATCAATGAAAAAATAGAATTGAAAATTATTGATAATGGTATTGGCATGTCAGCTAAGCAATTAGAAGACATCTATGAACCATTTATAAGTTATTCTCCTCAAACCTTAGGGTTAGGATTGTTTTTCGTCCATAAGGTGATAAAAGACCATGGTGGAGTAATAAAACATTTTTCAGAAGAGGGGAATAGTACTGAAGTAAAAATAACTTTAAATGCATATAAGGAGGAAGTCTAA
- a CDS encoding Tex family protein translates to MDTLFNRIAKEMGLKVEQVANTIKLLDEGSTVPFIARYRKEVTENLDETNILKISELITYLRNLEIRKEEVIRLIEEQGKLTDELKNQILLAEKLQMVEDLYFPYKKKRKTKADVAKEQGLEPLAEKIYQLKALDELEKESLAFINEEVESVEKAIEGAKLIVAQNLSETLEYRERLREDMLKKAIIIAKKSKKAEELDTKQIYKDYYEYTEPVKKALSHRILALNRGENEGVLTVSLNFEEKDRDSVERYLLKDFKNKELNFLHKEIIVDALDRLILPSIEREVRNILTEKAEDEAIIVFKENLKNLLMQPPLHEKNILALDPGYRTGCKVAVIDKNGFFRENTVFYLVKEMHHENQLKDAERKMRDFIKKYNIDIIVIGNGTASRETESFVAKVLKTIDSDVKYLIGNEAGASIYSASKIAVEEFPDLDVTVRGAISIGRRIQDPLAELVKIDPKSIGVGMYQHDVNQKRLDQSLTEVIELVVNNVGVNVNTASWALLSYVSGIKKSVAKNIVDYRKENGNFKNRKELLKVKGLGAKAYEQMAGFLIILDGENTLDNTIIHPESYKIAEEILSSVNLSLKEYGKNLVKAKEILNGFDYKNFALKNNYGYETVKDIYEALVKERRDPRDSIQKPLLKSDILNIDNLQPGMELEGTVRNVIKFGAFIDIGLKNDALLHISEISDKFIDDPSKVLSVGQIIKVKIKDIDRARERVGLTKKGL, encoded by the coding sequence ATGGATACACTCTTTAATAGAATTGCAAAAGAAATGGGATTAAAAGTTGAACAAGTTGCAAATACAATAAAACTTTTAGATGAAGGGTCAACAGTACCATTTATAGCAAGATATAGAAAAGAAGTTACTGAGAATTTAGATGAAACAAATATTTTAAAAATATCAGAATTAATAACTTACTTAAGAAACTTAGAAATAAGAAAAGAAGAGGTTATTAGATTAATCGAAGAACAAGGAAAGTTAACAGATGAGTTAAAAAATCAAATACTTTTAGCTGAAAAACTTCAGATGGTTGAAGATTTATATTTTCCTTATAAGAAAAAAAGAAAAACAAAAGCAGATGTAGCAAAAGAACAAGGATTAGAACCTTTAGCTGAAAAAATTTATCAATTAAAAGCTTTAGATGAACTTGAGAAAGAAAGTTTAGCATTCATAAATGAAGAGGTAGAAAGTGTAGAAAAAGCTATTGAAGGAGCAAAATTAATTGTAGCTCAAAATCTTTCAGAGACATTAGAGTATAGAGAGAGATTAAGAGAAGATATGCTGAAAAAAGCTATTATAATTGCCAAGAAAAGTAAAAAAGCAGAAGAGCTTGATACGAAACAGATATATAAAGATTATTATGAATATACTGAACCTGTAAAAAAAGCTTTATCTCACAGAATTTTAGCTTTAAATAGAGGAGAAAATGAGGGAGTATTAACAGTTTCTTTAAATTTTGAAGAAAAAGATAGAGATAGTGTAGAAAGATACTTATTAAAAGATTTTAAAAATAAAGAGTTAAACTTTTTACACAAAGAAATTATAGTTGATGCTTTAGATAGATTGATTTTACCTTCTATTGAAAGAGAAGTTAGAAATATTCTAACAGAAAAAGCAGAAGATGAGGCTATTATAGTATTTAAAGAGAATTTAAAAAATCTTCTAATGCAACCGCCACTTCATGAAAAAAATATATTAGCTTTGGATCCTGGTTATAGAACAGGATGTAAAGTGGCAGTTATAGATAAAAATGGATTTTTTAGAGAAAATACAGTGTTTTATTTAGTAAAAGAAATGCATCATGAAAATCAGCTAAAAGATGCTGAAAGAAAAATGAGAGATTTCATAAAAAAATATAACATAGATATAATTGTTATTGGAAATGGAACTGCTTCAAGGGAGACAGAAAGTTTTGTAGCTAAAGTTTTAAAAACTATAGATAGTGATGTGAAATATCTAATTGGGAATGAGGCAGGAGCATCGATTTACTCAGCTTCTAAAATAGCAGTTGAAGAATTTCCTGATTTAGATGTAACAGTTAGAGGAGCTATTTCAATAGGAAGAAGAATTCAAGATCCTCTAGCAGAGTTAGTAAAAATTGATCCGAAATCTATTGGAGTAGGTATGTACCAACATGATGTTAATCAAAAAAGATTAGATCAATCTCTTACAGAAGTTATAGAGTTAGTGGTAAATAATGTCGGAGTAAATGTAAATACAGCTTCATGGGCACTACTTTCATATGTTTCTGGAATTAAGAAAAGCGTTGCAAAAAATATTGTAGATTATAGAAAAGAGAATGGGAACTTTAAGAATAGAAAAGAATTATTAAAAGTTAAAGGCTTAGGAGCTAAAGCTTACGAGCAAATGGCTGGTTTCTTAATTATTCTTGATGGTGAAAATACTTTAGATAATACAATAATACATCCAGAGTCTTATAAAATTGCGGAAGAAATATTATCATCTGTTAACCTTTCTTTAAAAGAGTACGGAAAGAATTTAGTTAAAGCTAAAGAAATTTTAAATGGATTTGACTATAAAAATTTTGCTCTAAAAAATAACTATGGATATGAAACGGTAAAAGATATCTATGAAGCATTAGTTAAAGAAAGAAGAGATCCCAGAGATAGCATCCAAAAACCACTTTTGAAATCAGACATATTAAATATAGATAATCTTCAACCAGGTATGGAATTAGAAGGTACAGTAAGAAATGTAATTAAGTTTGGTGCTTTTATAGATATAGGATTAAAAAATGATGCATTACTTCACATCTCAGAAATATCAGATAAGTTTATAGATGATCCAAGTAAAGTTCTTTCAGTGGGTCAAATCATAAAAGTTAAAATAAAGGATATAGATAGAGCGAGGGAAAGAGTAGGCTTAACTAAAAAGGGGCTTTAA
- the rpsP gene encoding 30S ribosomal protein S16 — MLKLRLTRMGSKKRPVYRIAAMEALSRRDGKAVAYLGNYYPLEEGKVTLKEEEIVKFLMNGAQPTRTVKSLLDKAGVWAKFEAAKKN; from the coding sequence ATGTTAAAATTAAGATTAACTAGAATGGGAAGCAAAAAGAGACCTGTATACAGAATAGCTGCAATGGAAGCTTTATCAAGAAGAGATGGAAAAGCAGTAGCTTACTTAGGAAACTACTATCCATTAGAAGAAGGAAAAGTAACTCTTAAAGAAGAGGAAATTGTAAAGTTCCTTATGAACGGAGCGCAACCTACAAGAACAGTTAAGTCATTATTAGACAAAGCTGGAGTTTGGGCAAAGTTCGAAGCTGCAAAGAAAAACTAA
- the ffh gene encoding signal recognition particle protein — MLENLGNRFQDIMKKVRGHGKLSESNIKEALREVRMSLLEADVNYKVVKDFVAKIQEKAIGAEVLTGINPGQQFIKIVNDELVELLGGTNSRLTKSAKNPTVVMLAGLQGAGKTTFAGKLAKYLKKQGEKPYLIGADIYRPAAMKQLEVLAQQVGVDVYFELGSNDAVGICERGLEKAKEAGATYLIIDTAGRLHIDEKLMEELKEVKKVVRPQEILLVVDAMIGQDAVNLAQSFNNALSIDGVVLTKFDGDTRGGAALSVKSVVGKPIKFVGMGEKLDDLELFHPERLASRILGMGDVVSLVEKAQEAIGEEDAKSLEEKIRTQKFDLDDFLKQLQNIKKLGSLGNILKMIPGMGQIGDLAPAEKEMKKVEAIIQSMTREERKKPEILKASRKLRIAKGSGTEVADINKLLKQFEQMREMMKMFSTGKFPQLPGMGGRKGGMKFPF; from the coding sequence ATGTTAGAAAATTTAGGAAATAGATTCCAAGACATAATGAAAAAAGTAAGAGGTCATGGAAAACTAAGCGAAAGTAATATAAAAGAGGCTTTACGTGAAGTTAGAATGTCTTTACTAGAGGCCGATGTAAACTACAAAGTTGTTAAAGATTTTGTTGCAAAGATTCAAGAAAAAGCTATTGGAGCTGAAGTTTTAACTGGAATTAATCCAGGGCAGCAATTTATAAAAATAGTAAATGATGAGTTGGTAGAGTTATTAGGTGGTACAAACTCTAGACTTACAAAAAGTGCTAAAAATCCTACAGTAGTAATGCTTGCGGGACTTCAAGGTGCTGGAAAAACAACTTTTGCAGGTAAATTAGCAAAATACTTAAAAAAACAAGGTGAAAAGCCATACTTAATAGGAGCGGACATTTATAGACCTGCTGCTATGAAGCAATTGGAGGTTTTAGCACAACAAGTTGGTGTTGATGTTTACTTTGAACTTGGAAGTAATGATGCTGTTGGAATTTGTGAAAGAGGTTTAGAAAAAGCAAAAGAAGCTGGAGCAACATATTTAATTATAGATACTGCTGGAAGATTACATATAGATGAAAAATTAATGGAAGAGTTAAAAGAGGTTAAAAAAGTTGTGAGACCTCAAGAAATTCTGCTAGTAGTTGATGCGATGATAGGACAAGATGCAGTAAATCTTGCTCAGTCATTTAATAATGCATTAAGTATTGATGGAGTTGTACTTACAAAATTTGATGGGGATACTAGAGGTGGAGCAGCTTTATCTGTTAAATCTGTAGTTGGAAAGCCTATTAAATTTGTAGGAATGGGAGAAAAACTTGATGATTTAGAGTTGTTCCATCCCGAAAGATTAGCTTCAAGAATTCTTGGAATGGGAGATGTAGTTTCTTTAGTTGAGAAGGCGCAAGAAGCAATTGGTGAAGAGGATGCTAAATCTCTTGAGGAGAAAATTAGAACTCAAAAGTTTGATTTAGATGATTTCTTAAAGCAATTACAAAATATAAAAAAATTAGGTTCTCTAGGAAACATATTAAAAATGATTCCTGGTATGGGACAAATTGGGGATTTAGCACCAGCTGAAAAAGAGATGAAAAAAGTTGAGGCTATTATTCAATCAATGACTAGAGAGGAAAGAAAAAAACCTGAAATATTAAAAGCTAGTCGTAAGCTAAGAATTGCAAAAGGTAGTGGAACAGAAGTTGCTGACATAAATAAGCTACTGAAACAATTTGAACAGATGAGAGAAATGATGAAAATGTTCTCAACTGGAAAGTTCCCACAACTTCCTGGAATGGGTGGAAGAAAAGGTGGAATGAAGTTTCCATTTTAA
- the ylxM gene encoding YlxM family DNA-binding protein: MELNEMLEVSILLDYYRNLLSDRQKEYLLEHFEEDLSLTEIGKKYNVSRQAVYDNIRRGIKILRDYEEKIGFHKRDLELLSQLKELKKDFTIKKLDEIIEKNF, encoded by the coding sequence ATGGAATTGAATGAGATGTTAGAAGTCTCTATTCTGCTTGACTATTATAGAAATCTTTTAAGTGATAGACAAAAAGAATATTTGTTAGAGCACTTCGAGGAAGACCTATCTCTTACAGAGATTGGAAAGAAGTATAATGTAAGTAGACAAGCTGTCTATGATAACATAAGAAGAGGAATAAAAATTTTGAGAGATTATGAAGAAAAGATAGGATTTCATAAAAGAGATTTAGAATTACTATCACAGTTAAAAGAGCTGAAAAAAGATTTCACAATTAAAAAACTGGATGAAATAATCGAAAAAAACTTTTAG
- the folE gene encoding GTP cyclohydrolase I FolE, which translates to MNLKTHIKNIILEINNDNNLISDEVIENTPERIETFYKEIFSGLLLNPYDFLKRTFPIQNNDLIIEKNISFYSMCEHHFLPFFGKISIGYIPNNKIVGFGDIIKVIEAYCKRPQLQERLCDEIAETIYKGLECQGVYILIEAEHMCMTMRGVKSIGTKVTTTSSKGIFNTNNSLKTEFLTLVKN; encoded by the coding sequence ATGAACTTAAAAACACATATTAAAAATATAATTCTTGAAATAAACAACGACAATAACTTAATCTCTGATGAAGTTATTGAAAACACACCTGAACGAATTGAAACTTTTTATAAAGAGATTTTTTCAGGTCTTCTTTTAAATCCTTATGACTTTTTAAAAAGAACATTTCCAATACAAAATAATGACTTAATCATCGAAAAAAATATATCTTTTTATTCAATGTGTGAACATCATTTTTTACCTTTTTTTGGTAAAATTTCCATTGGATATATTCCTAATAACAAAATTGTCGGTTTTGGAGATATTATAAAAGTTATTGAAGCTTATTGTAAAAGACCACAGTTACAAGAAAGACTTTGCGACGAAATTGCCGAAACAATCTATAAGGGACTTGAATGCCAAGGAGTATACATTTTAATAGAAGCCGAACATATGTGTATGACTATGAGGGGAGTAAAATCTATTGGTACTAAAGTTACTACAACATCATCAAAAGGTATTTTCAACACTAACAATAGTTTAAAAACAGAATTTTTAACTTTAGTTAAAAATTAG
- the folK gene encoding 2-amino-4-hydroxy-6-hydroxymethyldihydropteridine diphosphokinase, whose product MDKIYIKNLEFIGNHGVFAEEKFLQQKFIISIEMETCTRKAGVNDDLNHSTHYGFVSDDVEKVFFSKSFDLIEALAEAIAREILIKYSLIKNVTVKIKKPWAPIKKHFDYVAVEISRSRNISYLSIGTNIGDLKFNLDTAISHISNLENTQVIKVSNFLETEPFGDVIQDNFLNACLKIETLFTPEELLEKLLDIEIIMGRVREIKWGPRVIDIDILLFNNLIVEEENLAIPHPWMCERSFVLDPLNEIAPNVIHPLENKYISTLKRILDKSL is encoded by the coding sequence ATGGATAAAATATATATTAAAAATTTAGAATTTATAGGAAATCACGGAGTTTTTGCTGAAGAAAAATTTTTACAACAAAAATTTATTATTTCTATTGAAATGGAAACTTGTACTAGAAAAGCTGGTGTTAATGATGATTTAAACCATTCTACACACTATGGATTCGTTTCTGATGATGTAGAAAAAGTTTTCTTTTCAAAATCATTCGACTTAATTGAAGCTCTTGCTGAAGCAATTGCTAGAGAGATTCTTATAAAATATTCTCTTATTAAAAACGTTACCGTTAAAATAAAAAAACCTTGGGCTCCTATTAAAAAGCATTTTGATTATGTCGCAGTTGAAATTTCACGTTCTAGAAATATCTCATACCTTTCTATAGGTACAAATATTGGAGATTTAAAATTTAATTTAGATACTGCTATCTCTCATATATCAAACCTTGAAAATACTCAAGTAATTAAGGTCAGCAATTTCTTAGAAACCGAACCTTTTGGTGACGTTATACAAGATAACTTTTTAAATGCTTGCCTTAAAATTGAAACTCTTTTTACTCCAGAAGAACTTTTGGAAAAGCTTCTTGACATCGAAATTATAATGGGAAGAGTACGTGAAATAAAATGGGGACCTAGAGTTATTGATATCGATATCTTACTTTTTAACAATCTAATTGTTGAAGAGGAAAATTTAGCTATCCCTCACCCTTGGATGTGTGAGCGTTCATTTGTTCTAGATCCATTAAACGAAATCGCTCCAAATGTTATTCATCCTTTAGAAAATAAATATATTTCAACATTAAAAAGAATACTTGATAAATCTTTATAG
- the folP gene encoding dihydropteroate synthase has product MIFSSQGKTFILNKETLIMGILNVTPDSFSDGGKFNSVDLAFEHAKTLVAQGAHIIDIGGQSTRPGHEEVDLTTEINRVIPIIKKISKELDCVISIDTYRAEVAEAAIKAGAHIINDVWGLQKDNGEMAQIAAKYNCVVIAMHNQNSKIYEEDIILSMKKFFKKTFEIAEKNGLNPNKIIIDPGIGFGKGYDENIEVLNRLKELNFIAPILLGVSKKGFIGKDLNLNPNDRIEGTIAVNTLGILNGAKIIRVHNVLEHKKALSIIDKIIYYSKSN; this is encoded by the coding sequence ATGATTTTTTCATCTCAAGGTAAAACTTTTATTTTAAATAAAGAAACTCTAATTATGGGGATTTTAAATGTTACTCCTGATTCATTTTCTGATGGTGGAAAATTTAATTCTGTTGATTTAGCTTTCGAACATGCCAAAACTTTAGTTGCTCAAGGAGCTCACATCATTGATATAGGCGGACAATCAACTCGACCTGGACATGAAGAGGTTGATTTAACAACTGAAATAAATAGAGTTATTCCAATTATAAAAAAAATATCAAAAGAATTAGATTGCGTTATATCTATTGATACTTACAGAGCTGAAGTTGCTGAAGCAGCAATTAAAGCTGGCGCTCATATTATAAACGATGTTTGGGGCCTTCAAAAAGACAATGGCGAAATGGCTCAAATTGCTGCAAAGTATAATTGTGTTGTCATTGCTATGCATAATCAAAATTCAAAAATTTATGAAGAAGATATCATTCTTTCTATGAAAAAATTTTTTAAAAAAACTTTTGAAATCGCAGAAAAAAATGGACTTAATCCAAATAAAATTATAATCGATCCTGGAATTGGATTTGGAAAAGGTTATGATGAAAATATTGAAGTTTTAAATCGTTTAAAAGAGCTTAATTTTATAGCTCCTATTTTATTAGGTGTTTCTAAAAAAGGTTTCATAGGAAAAGATTTAAATCTTAATCCTAACGATAGAATTGAGGGAACTATTGCTGTTAATACATTAGGCATTCTCAATGGAGCAAAAATAATTCGTGTTCATAATGTTTTAGAGCATAAAAAAGCTTTATCCATTATTGATAAAATTATTTATTATTCTAAAAGTAATTAA